From the genome of Uranotaenia lowii strain MFRU-FL chromosome 1, ASM2978415v1, whole genome shotgun sequence, one region includes:
- the LOC129738982 gene encoding neutral ceramidase: MLSRTPRHRTGRICYDAYLARSSTLPLGLLISWILVLATIMTSSGSMATAYRVGVGRADCTGPPVEITFMGYAQLSQRGYGIHLRQFARSFIFEEGGKRAVFVSVDAGMMGHAVKRDVIAVLQKKYGDTYTLDNVAISGSHTHSTPGGFLMYLLYDMTSLGFVSETFNALVRGIAQSIIRAHNSMVDAKVYVSEIDVLEASINRSPSAYDNNPAEERTQYNDNVDRKLVQLRVVNKRNEVFGAINWYAVHPTSMNNTNRFVSSDNVGYASVLLEQERNKGSLVGKGEFVGVFASSNLGDVSPNIMGPKCEKTGLPCDLLTSSCPAGAGACFASGPGRDMYESTKIIATRLYGAAATLLNKAGGREVTGPVNFVHQFVDMTRAEVNYFNPKTRTGELVRGCLPAMGYSFAAGTTDGPGAFDFQQGTVTDNALWNAVRDLLAEPTADDKECQAPKPILLATGRAKFPYDWQPKIVPTQILLIGDFAIAAVPGEFTTMSGRRLRNEISRASVAAGGKELQVVVAGLSNMYTSYITTPEEYEIQRYEGASTLYGPHTLTIYIDQYKRMIEAAVKNQPLDSGPSPPYQDDKQISLMTGVIFDGHPIGKDFGSVKVEPLNTYERGDRVHATFVSGNPRNNLMHDKTYFTVEQKQVDGNWTVIATDANWETKFKWERQSTILGLSDTEFTWEIGQDVKKGTYRIRHFGYYRYILGGVYPYTGSTKTFIVE; this comes from the exons ATGCTAAGTAGGACGCCGAGGCACCGGACAGGGAGAATATGTTACGATGCGTACCTCGCGAGGAGTTCGACGTTGCCCCTGGGACTACTGATTAGCTGGATTCTGGTGCTGGCCACGATCATGACGTCAAGCGGCAGCATGGCCACGGCCTACCGGGTCGGGGTTGGACGAGCCGACTGTACCGGACCACCGGTGGAGATCACCTTT ATGGGTTACGCCCAGCTATCTCAGCGAGGGTACGGCATCCACCTGCGCCAGTTCGCGCGGAGTTTCATCTTCGAGGAGGGTGGCAAACGGGCTGTATTTGTAAGCGTCGACGCCGGCATGATGGGTCACGCAGTGAAGCGGGATGTCATTGCGGTGCTGCAGAAGAAATACGGAGATACTTATACACTGGACAATGTTGCTATTAGTGGATCGCATACGCATTCTACCCCTGGAGGGTTCTTGATGTACTTGCTGTACGACATGACCTCGTTGGGATTCGTCTCGGAGACGTTTAATGCTCTGGTTCGGGGAATTGCTCAGAGTATCATTAGAGCGCACAACAGCATGGTGGATGCAAAGGTCTACGTATCGGAGATTGACGTTTTGGAGGCAAGCATCAACAGGAGTCCGAGTGCTTATGATAATAATCCGGCTGAAGAGAGGACCCAGTACAATGACAATGTGGATAGGAAACTTGTTCAACTGAGGGTAGTGAACAAGAGGAACGAAGTTTTCGGAGCGATCAATTGGTACGCAGTCCATCCGACGTCCATGAACAATACCAACAGGTTTGTGTCGAGTGATAACGTTGGTTATGCTTCGGTTTTGCTGGAACAGGAACGTAACAAGGGTAGCTTGGTGGGGAAGGGTGAGTTTGTGGGAGTGTTTGCTTCCAGTAATCTGGGGGATGTTTCGCCGAACATAATGGGACCGAAGTGTGAGAAGACTGGGCTACCGTGTGATCTGTTGACTTCGTCCTGTCCGGCGGGTGCTGGGGCTTGTTTTGCTTCCGGACCCGGACGAGATATGTACGAGAGTACCAAGATCATCGCTACGAGGTTGTATGGAGCTGCTGCG aCTCTCTTGAACAAGGCCGGAGGCCGTGAAGTCACCGGACCGGTGAACTTCGTGCATCAGTTTGTGGATATGACCCGAGCCGAGGTCAACTACTTTAACCCGAAAACAAGAACCGGTGAACTAGTTCGAGGTTGTTTACCGGCAATGGGATACAGCTTTGCGGCTGGAACTACCGATGGCCCTGGAGCGTTCGACTTCCAGCAGGGTACAGTCACGGATAATGCTCTATGGAATGCGGTCAGGGATCTGCTAGCTGAACCGACTGCCGATGACAAAGAGTGTCAAGCTCCTAAGCCAATCCTGTTGGCAACCGGTAGGGCGAAGTTCCCCTACGATTGGCAACCGAAGATCGTTCCGACACAAATCCTTCTTATCGGGGACTTCGCCATCGCTGCTGTTCCCGGAGAGTTCACAACTATGTCCGGTCGAAGGCTAAGGAACGAAATATCTCGAGCTTCGGTAGCTGCCGGAGGAAAGGAACTTCAGGTCGTCGTCGCTGGTCTCTCGAACATGTACACAAGCTACATAACCACCCCGGAAGAATACGAAATTCAACGTTACGAGGGTGCATCGACCCTCTACGGACCTCATACCCTAACGATCTACATTGATCAGTACAAAAGAATGATCGAGGCTGCTGTCAAGAACCAACCTCTAGACTCTGGCCCGTCTCCACCATATCAGGACGACAAACAAATCTCGCTGATGACCGGGGTCATCTTCGATGGTCATCCGATTGGCAAGGACTTCGGATCGGTTAAAGTAGAGCCACTGAATACCTATGAGAGGGGTGACCGGGTTCATGCGACCTTCGTCAGTGGAAACCCTCGAAACAATCTGATGCACGACAAGACCTACTTTACGGTGGAACAGAAACAGGTCGACGGCAATTGGACAGTGATTGCCACCGATGCCAATTGGGAAACTAA attCAAATGGGAACGGCAATCGACAATCCTAGGGCTGAGCGATACCGAGTTCACATGGGAAATTGGACAGGACGTTAAGAAGGGAACCTATCGGATCCGGCACTTTGGTTACTATCGGTACATTTTGGGTGGCGTCTACCCTTACACAGGATCAACGAAGACTTTTATCGTAGAATAA